TGATCAAGGGCTCGCTGCCGGGACCGGACCAGCGCCTGCTTCGACTCCGCCCGGCCATCCGGCCGAACGACCAGCCGCGCCTCGACCCCGAGGTCCGGTACGTTTCCACCGAATCCAACCAGGGATAACCAATGAACGCAACAGTACACGACCTGGACGGCGACGAGGCGGGCAGCGTCGAGCTGCCGGCCGTCTTCGACACCGCGTTCCGACCGGACCTCATCGGTCGCGCGGTCGGCGCCGCTCAGGCCAACCGAAAGCAGGCCTACGGGGCAGACGAGTTCGCCGGGCTGCGGACGCCCGCCGAATCGTTCGGCTCCGGCCGCGGGCTCGCGCACGTGCCGCGTTCCGAGAATGTCGCCCGTCGCGTCCCGCACGCCGTGTCGGGCCGCGCCGCGCACCCGCCGAAGGCCGAGAAGGACCAGACGAAGAAACTGAACGACAAGGAGCGACAGTTCGCCATCCGGTCGGCCATCGCGGCCACGACCGACGCCGAGCTGGTCGCCGAGCGCGGCCACGCGTTCGACGACGACCTCGACCTCCCGCTCGTCGTGAGCGACGAGTTCGAGGACCTCAACAAGACCCAGGAGGCTCTGGGCGTGCTCGAAGCCGTCGGCGCCGACGCCGACATCGAACGCGCCGAGGAGGGCCGCTCCGTCCGCGCCGGACAGGGGAAGGCCCGCGGCCGCAAGTACCGTCAGCCGAAGTCCGTGCTCGTCGTCACCAGCGAGGAGCCGTCCCGCGCCGCCCGCAACCTAGCGGGCGTCGACGTCGCGACTGCCGCCGAGGTCAACGCGGAGGACCTCGCGCCGGGCGCGCACCCGGGCCGACTCACGCTGTGGACCGAAAGCGCCGTCTCGGAGGTGGCCGACCGATGAACTCGATCATCGAGCATCCGATCGTCACCGAGCAGGCGATGAACGAGATGGACTTCAACAACAAGCTGCTGTTCCTCGTCGACGTGGACGCGACCAAGCCGGAGATCAGCTCCGAGGTCGCGGAGCGCTACGACGTGGGCGTCGTCGGCGTCAACACACAGGTGACGCCGCAGGGCGAGAAGAAGGCGATCGTCACCCTGTCGGAAGACGACGACGCGACCGAAATCGCCTCGCGCATCGGGGTGTTCTGAGATGGGACGACGAATTCAAGGACAACGGCGCGGACGCGGCGGCCCGACGTTTCGGGCCCCCTCGCACCGTTACAAGGCGGAACTGTCGCACAAGAAGCTCGAAGACGTGGACACGATCACCGGCGAGATCGTCGGGATCGAACACGACCCGGCCCGCTCGGCCCCCCTCGCGGAGGTCGAGTTCGAGGACGACGACCGTCGGCTCGTGCTCGCGCCGGAAGGCGTGCGCGTGGGCGAGACGATTCAGGTCGGCGTCTCCGCGGAGATCAAGCCGGGCAACACGCTCCCGCTGGCGGAGATCCCCGAGGGCGTCCCGGTCTGTAACGTCGAGAGCAACCGCGGGGACGGCGGGAAGTTCGCGCGCGCCTCCGGCGTGTCCGCGACGCTCCTCACCCACGACCGCGACGTCGCGGTCGTCCAGCTTCCCAGCGGCGAAGTGAAGCGACTCGACCCGCAGTGCCGCGCCACGATCGGCGTGGTCGCGGGCGGCGGCCGGACGGAGAAGCCCTTCGTCAAGGCCGGCAACAAGCACCACAAGATGAAAGCGCGGGGGACCAAATACCCGCGCGTGCGCGGCGTCGCGATGAACGCCGTCGACCACCCCTTCGGTGGCGGTGGTCGCCAACACCCCGGCCAGCCGAAGTCCGTCTCGCGGAACGCCCCGCCGGGACGGAAGGTCGGTGACATCGCATCCAAGCGCACCGGACGAGGTAGCAACAAATGAGTTCAGATTACCGTACCGGCCGCGAGGGCAAGGAGTTCGCCTACCGCGGTCACTCGCTCGACGAGCTGCAGGAGATGGACGTAGACGAGGTCGCGGAACTGCTCCCCGCACGCCAGCGGCGAAGCATCGTTCGCGGACTCAGCACCGAACAGCAGAAGCTGCTGGAGACGGTGCGGAGCCGCGACAAGGAGACGACGGCGGACGACCCGATCCGGACGCACCTGCGCGACATGCCGATCCTGCCGGAGTTCGTCGGCGTCACCTTCTCCGTGTACAACGGACACAGCTTCGAGCGCGTCCAGGTCGAGCCCGAGATGATCGGGCACTACCTCGGTGAGTTCCACCTCACGCGAAGCACCGTCGAACACGGTCAGGCCGGCATCGGCGCGACCCGGTCCTCGAAGTTCGTGCCCCTCAAGTAACCCATGGGAATCAACTACAGCGTCGAGGCCGACCCGGAGACCACCGCCAAGGGGATGCTCCGCGACCGGCCCATCAGCGTGAAGGACAGCAAGGAGATCTCCCGAGAGATCAAAGGCGAGACGGTCGCCGACGCGGAGGAGTTCCTCCACGAAGTGATCGACGAGGAGACCTCGGTGCCGATGCGCCAGCACAACGCCGGCGCGGGCCACCGCTCCGACATCGACGGCTGGGACGCGGGACGGTACCCCGAGAAGGCCGCCAAGGACTTCCTCAAGCTCTTGGAGAACGTCAAGAACAACGCCGACGAACAGGGGTTCGACGGCGAGGAGATGGTCATCAAACACGTCGCGCCCCACAAGGTCGGGGAACGGCCCGGCCGGAACCCCCGCGCCGCGGGCGCGACGGAGTGGAACACCACCCTCGCGGACGTCGAACTGATCATCGAGGAGCCGGAGGCTGACAACTAATGGCTGACGAACACCAATTCATCGAGGACGGCCTTCGCCGTTCCCAGATCAACGAGTTCTTTGCGGACGAGCTCGGCCGCGCCGGCTACGGCGGGATGGACGTGGCCCAGACGCCGATGGGCACACAGATCGTCTTAAAGGCCGAAAAGCCCGGCATGGTGATCGGGAAGGGCGGGAAGAACATCCGCAAGATCACCACCGAGCTCGAGGACCGCTTCGACATGGACGACCCGCAGATCGACGTTCAGGAGGTCGACGAGCCGGACCTGAACGCCCAGATCGTTGCGGACCGTCTCGCGAACGCCTTAGAACGCGGCTGGTACTTCCGGAAGGCCGGTCACACGACGATCGACCGGATCATGGACGCGGGCGCGCTGGGCGCCGAGATCGTCCTGTCCGGGAAGGTCACCGGCGCGCGTTCGCGCGTCGAGAAGTTCAACCGCGGCTACATCAAGCACAACGGCGAGCCGGCGGAGGAGGTCGTCGACCACGGCCAGGGCGTCGCCGTCATGAAGCTCGGGACGATCGGCGTCAACGTGAAGATCATCCCGCCGGGCGCGACGCTCCCGGACGACTTCGAGGTCCGCGAGGACGCCGAGGTGCCGGAGGTCGAGCAGGCGGCGGCCGCCGGCGACGACGAGGGCGTCGAGGCCCTCCTCGAGGAGGAGCCGGAGGAGGTCCCCGACGTGGGCGACGACGAGGACGTCGACCTCCCCGACGAGGACCCCGCGGAGGTCATCGACGAGGAGGTCGTCGAAGAGGTCGTCGAGGAGACGCAGGACACGGCCGCCGAGGCGACCGACGTCGCCGCGGAGGAGCCGGTCGACGAGGACGTCGAGGCGGACGAGCTCGACGAGCTCGACGAAGAGATCGAATCCGAGGCGGCCGACCTCGTCGCGGAGATGGAGGCGGCCGACGAGGAAGACGAGGAGGACGAGTAAATGGCGATCCTCTACACCGACGAGATCCGCGACATGACCGCGGCGGAGCGGGAGGTCGAACTCGAGGAGCTCGAGACCGAGCTGCTCAACTCGAAGGCGCAGCGGGCGGCCGGCGGCATGCCGGAGAGCCCGGGGCGCGTCAACGAGCTGAAGAAGACCATCGCGCGGATCAAGACGATTCAGGCGGAAGAAGGCGACTTCGACGAGGAACAGTGAGATGATCTCCCCCGACACACTCGTTCGACACGAACTCCTCGGCCTCCCGGTTCGGGTGGTCGACGCCGACAGCGACGCCCGCGTGGGCATCGCCGGTCGCGTGCTCGACGAGACGTTCGGCACCCTCGTGGTCCGGACGGGGTCGGGGGACAAGCGCGTGCCCAAGTCGGGCGCGACGTTCGAGTTCGGCGTCGTCGAGACGCCGACCGCTCGCACAGATGAAGCCGCCGGCGACGGGCAGTCGCCGGGGTCCGCGTCCCAACTCGGGTCGGATACTACGGGGGTTCGCCCCCGTCAGTCTGGCCCGTCCGGGTCCACAAGCGCCGTCGACGGTGACTGCGCGGGTCCGGCGAGCCGACGAGGCGAGTGCAAAGACGCGGTCTACGCGACGGTGGATGGCGATCGGTTGCGACATCGGCCCGCCGAACGCACCGAACGAGGTGCCACACAATGGCGATAGGAATCGACGTACCCACGCCTCCGGAGCCAGACAACCCGGAGGATTACGACTACGAGAAGTGCCCGTTCTACGGGCAGCTCTCCGTCCGCGGCCAGACCCGCGAGGGGACGGTCGTGTCGACGGATATGGCAAAGACCGTCATCGTCGAGCGAGAGTACGACGTGTTCGTACCGAAATACGACCGGTACATGAAGCGTCGCTCGCGCATCCCGGCCCACGTGCCGGGCGTGCTCGACTCGCTCGAAGTCGGTGACGAAGTGAAAATCGCGGAGACGCGACCGCTCTCGAAGACGAAGTCCCACGTCGTCGTCGAGAACCTGTCGGGTGATCTGTGATGGAGGCGCTCAAGGCCGACGTCACGCAGGGGCTCTCGAAGGGCTCGCTGATCACGTGCGCCGACAACACCGGCGCCCGTGAGCTGAAGGTGATCTCCGTGTCGGGCTACTCCGGCACGAAGAACCGCCACCCGAAGGCAGGTATCGGCGACAAGGTGACCGTCTCGGTCACGAAAGGGACCCCGGAGATGCGGCGGCAGGTGCTGGAGGCGGTCGTCGTCCGCCAGCGCAAGCCGATCCGCCGTCCGGACGGCACGCGCGTGAAGTTCGAGGACAACGCGGCCGTCATCATCGACGACCTCGAGGAGCCGCGGGGCACGGAGATCAAAGGCCCCGTCGCCCGCGAGGTCGCCGAACGGTTCGGGAGCATCGCCTCGACCGCGACGATGATCGTCTAACTATGACGAAACAGCCACGCAAACAGCGAAAACGGTCGGAGACCGCGCCGCTCCACGAGCGGCAGAATCAGGTCCGGGCCACCCTCACCGAGGATCTCCGCGAGGAGTACGGACAGCGGAACGTCCGCGTCAACGCCGGCGACACCGTCGAGGTGCTTCGCGGCGACGCGGCCGGCACGGAGGCGGAGGTCGTCTCCGTCGACCTGTCCGCCGAGCGGATCACGGTCGAGGGCGTCACCGTCGAGAAGGCGGACGGGGAGGAGGTTCCCCGCCCCATCCCGGCGAGCAACGTCCGGGTGACCGAACTGGACCTGGAAGACGAGCGCCGCGAGGCGCGGCTCCAGGAGGATAACGAATGACGCGACACCAGAAGCGACTGTCAGTACCGAACTCCTGGCCGGTCGAGCGCAAGACGGACACGTTCACGGTGAAGGCGGGCGCGGGCCCGCACGGCGAGGCGGGCGTTCCGCTCGTCGTCCTGCTGCGGGACGTGCTCGGCTACGTCGACTCGACGAAGGAGGCGCGCTACGCGCTGAACAACGACTCGATCCTCGTCAACGGGGACGCAATCTCGGACGAGCAGCGTCCGATCGGGATGTTCGACATCCTGGCGTTCCCCGAGCGCGGGGAGTTCTTCCGCGTCTTCCCCGACGAGGGCGGTCGGCTCGCGCTGACCCCCGTCGACGAGGAGGCCGCGGGCAGCCGGCTCGGGAAGATCACGAACAAGACCGTCGTCCCCGGCGGGGTCGTCCAGCTGACGCTCCACGACGGGACGAACGTCCGCGTCGACGACGACGCGGACTACGACACGAACGACTCGATCGTCGTCGACAACGAGACGAAGGAGATCGTCGCCCACTTCGAGTACGAGGAGGGCGCCTTAGTCACCGCCGTCGCCGGCCAGCACGCCGGCCAGATCGGCGAGATCGACGACATCGACGTGACGCTCGGCTCCGGAGACAACACCGTGACCGTCGCAAGCGAGGACGGCGGCTACGAGACGGTCGAGGAGTACGTCGTCGTGATCGACGAGAACTTCACGGACGACGACGAGGCGGGTGATTCGGATGAGTGAAGCCGAAAGCGCCGACCACGAGATGCGCGAGCCGTACCTCGAGAAGGTCGTCGTCCACATGGGCGTCGGGCAGGGCGGTGAACCCCTCGCCGACGCCGAGGAGATCATCGAGGAGATCACGGGCCAGCAGTCGGTCCGGACCACCTCGAAGCGCACCATCGCCGAGTTCGGGATCCGCAAGGGCGACCCGATCGGCGTGAAGGTGACGCTGCGGGGCGAGGACGCGCACGCGTTCCTCGAGACCGCGCTGGAGCTGGTCGAGATCGGCCGGAGCCAGTTCGACGACACGGGTAACCTCAGCTTCGGGGTCGAGGACCACACCGACTTCCCGAGCCAGGAGTACGATCCCAACACCGGGATCTACGGCCTCGACGTGACGACGACGATCGTCCGTCCCGGCTACCGCGTCTCGAAGCGCGACAAGGCGACGGGGACCATCCCCGCTCGCCACCGGATGACAGCCGAGGACGCGGCCGCGTTCCTCGAAACGAACTTCGATGTCGAGGTAACCGAATGAGCGAAGCGAACAACGACACGGGCGAGCACGCCGCGAAGCGCACCGACTCCCGGCACACGTGCCGGCGGTGCGACCGCGAGCAGGGACTCGTCGGCAAGTACGACATCAACCTCTGCCGGCAGTGCTTCCGCGAGGTCGCCCGAGACATGGGATTCGAGAAGTACAGCTGATCATGACGGGAAACGATCCATTCACCAACGCGCTCGCCGGCATGGACAACGCCGAGAGCGTTGGCCACCTGTCGTACACGGTAGAGCCCGCTTCGAACATCATCGGCTCCGTCCTCGAGGTCCTCTACGACCGCGGGTACGTCGGCGGCTTCGAGTACGTCGACGACGGGAAGGCCGGGAAGTTCGAGGTCGAACTGAAAGGCGCGATCAACGAGTGTGGCGCCGTCAAGCCCCGCTACTCGGCGGGTGCGGACGAGTTCGAGAAGTGGGAGAAGCGATACCTCCCCGCCCGTGACTACGGGACCCTCATCGTCACGACGAGCCACGGCGTCATGAGCCACTACGAGGCCCGCGAGGAGGGCATCGGCGGCCAAGTGATCGCATACGTCTACTAACAATGAACAGAGTCGAAATCGAGATTCCGGACGACGTCTCCGCCGAGACCGATCACCTCGAACTCACCGTCGAGGGGCCTAACGGGAGCGTCACGCGACGCCTCTGGTACCCCGACATCGACGTTTCCGTCGACGACGGCGCGGTGGTCATCACCGCTGAGAACGAGGACGCGAAGACCAACGCCACGGTCGGCACCTTCGAGAGCCACGTCGCCAACATGATCCACGGCGTCACCGAGGGCTGGGAGTACGCGATGGAAGTGTACTACGCCCACTTCCCGATGCAGGTGACCGTGGAGGGCGACGAGGTCGTCATCGAGAACTTCCTCGGAGAGAGCGCCGCGCGGCGCACCCCGATCCGCGGAGACACGGACGTACAGGTCGACGGCGAGACGGTCACGCTCTCGGGCTCCGACAAGGAGGCCGTCGGGCAGACCGCCGCCGACATCGAGCA
The sequence above is a segment of the Halorubrum sp. 2020YC2 genome. Coding sequences within it:
- a CDS encoding 50S ribosomal protein L22, which translates into the protein MGINYSVEADPETTAKGMLRDRPISVKDSKEISREIKGETVADAEEFLHEVIDEETSVPMRQHNAGAGHRSDIDGWDAGRYPEKAAKDFLKLLENVKNNADEQGFDGEEMVIKHVAPHKVGERPGRNPRAAGATEWNTTLADVELIIEEPEADN
- a CDS encoding 30S ribosomal protein S19: MSSDYRTGREGKEFAYRGHSLDELQEMDVDEVAELLPARQRRSIVRGLSTEQQKLLETVRSRDKETTADDPIRTHLRDMPILPEFVGVTFSVYNGHSFERVQVEPEMIGHYLGEFHLTRSTVEHGQAGIGATRSSKFVPLK
- a CDS encoding 30S ribosomal protein S8 is translated as MTGNDPFTNALAGMDNAESVGHLSYTVEPASNIIGSVLEVLYDRGYVGGFEYVDDGKAGKFEVELKGAINECGAVKPRYSAGADEFEKWEKRYLPARDYGTLIVTTSHGVMSHYEAREEGIGGQVIAYVY
- the rpmC gene encoding 50S ribosomal protein L29 is translated as MAILYTDEIRDMTAAEREVELEELETELLNSKAQRAAGGMPESPGRVNELKKTIARIKTIQAEEGDFDEEQ
- a CDS encoding 30S ribosomal protein S14; translated protein: MSEANNDTGEHAAKRTDSRHTCRRCDREQGLVGKYDINLCRQCFREVARDMGFEKYS
- a CDS encoding 30S ribosomal protein S4e, which encodes MTRHQKRLSVPNSWPVERKTDTFTVKAGAGPHGEAGVPLVVLLRDVLGYVDSTKEARYALNNDSILVNGDAISDEQRPIGMFDILAFPERGEFFRVFPDEGGRLALTPVDEEAAGSRLGKITNKTVVPGGVVQLTLHDGTNVRVDDDADYDTNDSIVVDNETKEIVAHFEYEEGALVTAVAGQHAGQIGEIDDIDVTLGSGDNTVTVASEDGGYETVEEYVVVIDENFTDDDEAGDSDE
- a CDS encoding 50S ribosomal protein L2; protein product: MGRRIQGQRRGRGGPTFRAPSHRYKAELSHKKLEDVDTITGEIVGIEHDPARSAPLAEVEFEDDDRRLVLAPEGVRVGETIQVGVSAEIKPGNTLPLAEIPEGVPVCNVESNRGDGGKFARASGVSATLLTHDRDVAVVQLPSGEVKRLDPQCRATIGVVAGGGRTEKPFVKAGNKHHKMKARGTKYPRVRGVAMNAVDHPFGGGGRQHPGQPKSVSRNAPPGRKVGDIASKRTGRGSNK
- a CDS encoding 50S ribosomal protein L23: MNSIIEHPIVTEQAMNEMDFNNKLLFLVDVDATKPEISSEVAERYDVGVVGVNTQVTPQGEKKAIVTLSEDDDATEIASRIGVF
- a CDS encoding 50S ribosomal protein L6, with the protein product MNRVEIEIPDDVSAETDHLELTVEGPNGSVTRRLWYPDIDVSVDDGAVVITAENEDAKTNATVGTFESHVANMIHGVTEGWEYAMEVYYAHFPMQVTVEGDEVVIENFLGESAARRTPIRGDTDVQVDGETVTLSGSDKEAVGQTAADIEQLTKVTDKDTRVFQDGVYIVEKPTGGA
- the rpl4p gene encoding 50S ribosomal protein L4; amino-acid sequence: MNATVHDLDGDEAGSVELPAVFDTAFRPDLIGRAVGAAQANRKQAYGADEFAGLRTPAESFGSGRGLAHVPRSENVARRVPHAVSGRAAHPPKAEKDQTKKLNDKERQFAIRSAIAATTDAELVAERGHAFDDDLDLPLVVSDEFEDLNKTQEALGVLEAVGADADIERAEEGRSVRAGQGKARGRKYRQPKSVLVVTSEEPSRAARNLAGVDVATAAEVNAEDLAPGAHPGRLTLWTESAVSEVADR
- a CDS encoding 30S ribosomal protein S17 translates to MAIGIDVPTPPEPDNPEDYDYEKCPFYGQLSVRGQTREGTVVSTDMAKTVIVEREYDVFVPKYDRYMKRRSRIPAHVPGVLDSLEVGDEVKIAETRPLSKTKSHVVVENLSGDL
- a CDS encoding 50S ribosomal protein L14 yields the protein MEALKADVTQGLSKGSLITCADNTGARELKVISVSGYSGTKNRHPKAGIGDKVTVSVTKGTPEMRRQVLEAVVVRQRKPIRRPDGTRVKFEDNAAVIIDDLEEPRGTEIKGPVAREVAERFGSIASTATMIV
- a CDS encoding 30S ribosomal protein S3, producing the protein MADEHQFIEDGLRRSQINEFFADELGRAGYGGMDVAQTPMGTQIVLKAEKPGMVIGKGGKNIRKITTELEDRFDMDDPQIDVQEVDEPDLNAQIVADRLANALERGWYFRKAGHTTIDRIMDAGALGAEIVLSGKVTGARSRVEKFNRGYIKHNGEPAEEVVDHGQGVAVMKLGTIGVNVKIIPPGATLPDDFEVREDAEVPEVEQAAAAGDDEGVEALLEEEPEEVPDVGDDEDVDLPDEDPAEVIDEEVVEEVVEETQDTAAEATDVAAEEPVDEDVEADELDELDEEIESEAADLVAEMEAADEEDEEDE
- a CDS encoding ribonuclease P protein component 1 translates to MISPDTLVRHELLGLPVRVVDADSDARVGIAGRVLDETFGTLVVRTGSGDKRVPKSGATFEFGVVETPTARTDEAAGDGQSPGSASQLGSDTTGVRPRQSGPSGSTSAVDGDCAGPASRRGECKDAVYATVDGDRLRHRPAERTERGATQWR
- the rplX gene encoding 50S ribosomal protein L24: MTKQPRKQRKRSETAPLHERQNQVRATLTEDLREEYGQRNVRVNAGDTVEVLRGDAAGTEAEVVSVDLSAERITVEGVTVEKADGEEVPRPIPASNVRVTELDLEDERREARLQEDNE
- a CDS encoding 50S ribosomal protein L5 translates to MSEAESADHEMREPYLEKVVVHMGVGQGGEPLADAEEIIEEITGQQSVRTTSKRTIAEFGIRKGDPIGVKVTLRGEDAHAFLETALELVEIGRSQFDDTGNLSFGVEDHTDFPSQEYDPNTGIYGLDVTTTIVRPGYRVSKRDKATGTIPARHRMTAEDAAAFLETNFDVEVTE